In a single window of the Hirundo rustica isolate bHirRus1 chromosome 7, bHirRus1.pri.v3, whole genome shotgun sequence genome:
- the LOC120755163 gene encoding proline-rich protein 13-like, producing the protein MVMAQCHRSGVTAACRTPAHRGRAALFNRCPTAGRDVLRTGIPSAAGIASSGSFSAAWRLLRMCDPNQGLPQPYLAVCPPAPPGYPGPGTGPYPGGIAVCPAAPPGHPGPGTGPCPGGIAVCPAAPPGHPGPGTGPYPGSVAVCPPCPAPPGQHPHGHSPSGHHSHGHQEHHKKHHKKHHKKHCKHHEGKPSGGSCSSSSSSSSSSSSDSD; encoded by the exons ATGGTGATGGCGCAGTGTCACCGCTCCGGTGTTACTGCTGCCTGCCGCACCCCTGCTCaccggggcagggctgcactATTTAACCGGTGCCCGACAGCCGGGAGAGACGTGCTGAGGACGGGGATCCCGAGTGCTGCCGGCATCGCCTCTTCTGGGAGCTTTTCCGCAG CTTGGAGACTACTGAGGATGTGTGACCCCAACCAAg GCCTGCCACAACCATACCTTGCAGtgtgccctcctgcccctccaggaTAccctggtcctggcacaggtCCCTACCCTGGTGGCATTGCGGtttgccctgctgcccctccgGGACACCCCGGTCCTGGCACAGGTCCCTGCCCTGGTGGCATTGCAGtttgccctgctgcccctccgGGACACCCCGGTCCTGGCACAGGTCCCTACCCTGGCAGCGTGGCAGTCTGCCCCCCATGCCCTGCTCCACCTGGCCAGCACCCTCATGGGCACTCCCCGTCGGGACATCATTCCCATGGGCACCAGGAGCACCATAAGAAGCACCATAAGAAGCACCATAAGAAGCACTGCAAGCACCACGAAGGCAAG CCCTCTGGTGGCTCGTGCAGCTCAAGCAGCTCAAGCAGctcaagcagcagctctgactcTGACTGA
- the FTCD gene encoding formimidoyltransferase-cyclodeaminase isoform X2 encodes MAKLVECVPNFSEGNNKEVIDAVAQAISQTPGCVLLDVDAGASTNRTVYTFVGSPEAVVEGALNAARVAGQLIDMSRHSGEHPRMGALDVCPFVPVRNVSMEECVTCAHIFGQRLAAELSVPVYLYGAAARHENRKALPSIRAGEYEALPDKLAKPEWAPDFGPPTFVPRWGATVTGARTFLIAYNINLLCTKELAHRIALNIREQGRGPDQPGRLKKVQGIGWYLEEENMAQVSTNLLDFETTPLHTVYEEICRDAQELNLPVVGSQLVGLIPKKAMLDAAEFYMKKEKLFILEEEQKIRLVVSRLGLDSLSPFHPRERIIEYLVEAGQVDGGLVARPLGAFVRAVGARSAAPGGGSVSAAAGALGAALGSMVGLMSYGKRQFEDLDPIMRKLIPPFHQTMGELVAMVDADSCAFSSYMEAMKLPKNTPEERERRMAAMQQGLKTAVGVPYGLAEKVNGLWPALKELAQHCNLACKSDIQVGAKMLETAVFGAYFNVMINLKDITDEKFKRVMSQKVSGLLEEAKQGSAVVLALLDKREA; translated from the exons ATGGCCAAGCTGGTGGAATGCGTCCCCAATTTCTCTGAGGGGAATAACAAAGAG GTGATTGATGCAGTGGCACAGGCCATCTCCCAGACACCAGGATGTGTGCTGCTGGATGTGGATGCCGGCGCCTCCACCAACCGCACTGTCTACACCTTTGTGGGGTCCCCTGAGGCCGTGGTGGAAGGGGCACTGAATGCAGCCCGTGTGGCTGGGCAGCTTATTGACATGAGCCGACACTCAG GTGAGCACCCTCGGATGGGAGCCTTGGATGTCTGCCCCTTTGTGCCAGTGAGGAATGTCAGCATGGAGGAGTGTGTCACCTGTGCCCACATCTTCGGGCAACGcttggcagcagagctgagcgTGCCTG TTTACCTGTATGGAGCAGCAGCACGGCATGAGAACAGGAAAGCCCTGCCCTCCATCCGTGCCGGGGAGTATGAGGCACTCCCCGATAAG cttgCAAAACCAGAGTGGGCTCCTGATTTTGGGCCCCCAACTTTTGTCCCCCGGTGGGGGGCCACAGTGACGGGTGCCCGGACCTTCCTTATTGCATACAACATCAACCTGCTGTGCACCAAGGAGCTGGCTCACCGCATCGCCCTCAACATCCGCGAGCAGGGCCGCGGCCCTGACCAG CCCGGGCGCTTGAAGAAGGTGCAGGGCATTGGCTGGTATTTGGAGGAGGAGAACATGGCCCAGGTTTCAACAAACCTGCTGGACTTTGAGACTACACCGCTCCACACTGTCTATGAGGAGATCTGCCGAGACGCACAG GAACTGAATCTCCCTGTGGTGGGGTCTCAGCTGGTGGGGCTCATTCCCAAGAAGGCCATGCTGGACGCAGCTGAGTTTTAcatgaagaaggaaaagctcTTCATCCTGGAGGAGGAACAGAAGATCAGACTG GTGGTCAGTCGGCTGGGCCTGGACTCCCTGTCTCCATTTCACCCCCGGGAGCGCATCATCGA GTACTTGGTGGAAGCAGGACAGGTGGATGGGGGGCTGGTGGCGAGGCCACTGGGCGCCTTTGTGCGAGCAGTTGGAGCGAGGTCTGCAGCGCCTGGAGGAGGCTCtgtgtctgcagctgcaggagccctg GGAGCAGCGCTGGGCAGCATGGTGGGGTTGATGAGCTATGGGAAGCGGCAGTTTGAGGACCTGGACCCCATCATGAGGAAGCTGATACCCCCTTTCCACCAGACCATGGGGGAGCTGGTGGCAATGGTGGATGCCGACTCCTGTGCCTTCAGCAGCTACATG gaaGCCATGAAGCTGCCCAAGAACACCCCCGAGGAGCGGGAGAG GCGCATGGCTGCCATGCAGCAGGGGCTGAAGACGGCCGTGGGGGTGCCCTATGGCCTGGCAGAGAAGGTGAACGGGCTCTGGCCTGCTCTGAAGGAGCTGGCACAACACTGTAACCTGGCCTGCAAATCTGACATCCAG GTGGGAGCCAAAATGCTGGAAACAGCGGTGTTCGGAGCTTACTTCAATGTCATGATCAACCTCAAGGACATCACGGACGAGAAGTTCAAGCGTGTG ATGTCACAGAAGGTCTCCGGGCTGCTGGAAGAGGCGAAGCAAGGCTCGGCGGTCGTGCTGGCGCTGCTGGACAAGAGAGAGGCCTGA
- the FTCD gene encoding formimidoyltransferase-cyclodeaminase isoform X3: MAKLVECVPNFSEGNNKEVIDAVAQAISQTPGCVLLDVDAGASTNRTVYTFVGSPEAVVEGALNAARVAGQLIDMSRHSGEHPRMGALDVCPFVPVRNVSMEECVTCAHIFGQRLAAELSVPVYLYGAAARHENRKALPSIRAGEYEALPDKLAKPEWAPDFGPPTFVPRWGATVTGARTFLIAYNINLLCTKELAHRIALNIREQGRGPDQPGRLKKVQGIGWYLEEENMAQVSTNLLDFETTPLHTVYEEICRDAQELNLPVVGSQLVGLIPKKAMLDAAEFYMKKEKLFILEEEQKIRLVVSRLGLDSLSPFHPRERIIEYLVEAGQVDGGLVARPLGAFVRAVGARSAAPGGGSVSAAAGALDLPRQGAALGSMVGLMSYGKRQFEDLDPIMRKLIPPFHQTMGELVAMVDADSCAFSSYMEAMKLPKNTPEERERWEPKCWKQRCSELTSMS, from the exons ATGGCCAAGCTGGTGGAATGCGTCCCCAATTTCTCTGAGGGGAATAACAAAGAG GTGATTGATGCAGTGGCACAGGCCATCTCCCAGACACCAGGATGTGTGCTGCTGGATGTGGATGCCGGCGCCTCCACCAACCGCACTGTCTACACCTTTGTGGGGTCCCCTGAGGCCGTGGTGGAAGGGGCACTGAATGCAGCCCGTGTGGCTGGGCAGCTTATTGACATGAGCCGACACTCAG GTGAGCACCCTCGGATGGGAGCCTTGGATGTCTGCCCCTTTGTGCCAGTGAGGAATGTCAGCATGGAGGAGTGTGTCACCTGTGCCCACATCTTCGGGCAACGcttggcagcagagctgagcgTGCCTG TTTACCTGTATGGAGCAGCAGCACGGCATGAGAACAGGAAAGCCCTGCCCTCCATCCGTGCCGGGGAGTATGAGGCACTCCCCGATAAG cttgCAAAACCAGAGTGGGCTCCTGATTTTGGGCCCCCAACTTTTGTCCCCCGGTGGGGGGCCACAGTGACGGGTGCCCGGACCTTCCTTATTGCATACAACATCAACCTGCTGTGCACCAAGGAGCTGGCTCACCGCATCGCCCTCAACATCCGCGAGCAGGGCCGCGGCCCTGACCAG CCCGGGCGCTTGAAGAAGGTGCAGGGCATTGGCTGGTATTTGGAGGAGGAGAACATGGCCCAGGTTTCAACAAACCTGCTGGACTTTGAGACTACACCGCTCCACACTGTCTATGAGGAGATCTGCCGAGACGCACAG GAACTGAATCTCCCTGTGGTGGGGTCTCAGCTGGTGGGGCTCATTCCCAAGAAGGCCATGCTGGACGCAGCTGAGTTTTAcatgaagaaggaaaagctcTTCATCCTGGAGGAGGAACAGAAGATCAGACTG GTGGTCAGTCGGCTGGGCCTGGACTCCCTGTCTCCATTTCACCCCCGGGAGCGCATCATCGA GTACTTGGTGGAAGCAGGACAGGTGGATGGGGGGCTGGTGGCGAGGCCACTGGGCGCCTTTGTGCGAGCAGTTGGAGCGAGGTCTGCAGCGCCTGGAGGAGGCTCtgtgtctgcagctgcaggagccctg GATTTACCCCGGCAGGGAGCAGCGCTGGGCAGCATGGTGGGGTTGATGAGCTATGGGAAGCGGCAGTTTGAGGACCTGGACCCCATCATGAGGAAGCTGATACCCCCTTTCCACCAGACCATGGGGGAGCTGGTGGCAATGGTGGATGCCGACTCCTGTGCCTTCAGCAGCTACATG gaaGCCATGAAGCTGCCCAAGAACACCCCCGAGGAGCGGGAGAG GTGGGAGCCAAAATGCTGGAAACAGCGGTGTTCGGAGCTTACTTCAATGTCATGA
- the FTCD gene encoding formimidoyltransferase-cyclodeaminase isoform X1: MAKLVECVPNFSEGNNKEVIDAVAQAISQTPGCVLLDVDAGASTNRTVYTFVGSPEAVVEGALNAARVAGQLIDMSRHSGEHPRMGALDVCPFVPVRNVSMEECVTCAHIFGQRLAAELSVPVYLYGAAARHENRKALPSIRAGEYEALPDKLAKPEWAPDFGPPTFVPRWGATVTGARTFLIAYNINLLCTKELAHRIALNIREQGRGPDQPGRLKKVQGIGWYLEEENMAQVSTNLLDFETTPLHTVYEEICRDAQELNLPVVGSQLVGLIPKKAMLDAAEFYMKKEKLFILEEEQKIRLVVSRLGLDSLSPFHPRERIIEYLVEAGQVDGGLVARPLGAFVRAVGARSAAPGGGSVSAAAGALDLPRQGAALGSMVGLMSYGKRQFEDLDPIMRKLIPPFHQTMGELVAMVDADSCAFSSYMEAMKLPKNTPEERERRMAAMQQGLKTAVGVPYGLAEKVNGLWPALKELAQHCNLACKSDIQVGAKMLETAVFGAYFNVMINLKDITDEKFKRVMSQKVSGLLEEAKQGSAVVLALLDKREA, encoded by the exons ATGGCCAAGCTGGTGGAATGCGTCCCCAATTTCTCTGAGGGGAATAACAAAGAG GTGATTGATGCAGTGGCACAGGCCATCTCCCAGACACCAGGATGTGTGCTGCTGGATGTGGATGCCGGCGCCTCCACCAACCGCACTGTCTACACCTTTGTGGGGTCCCCTGAGGCCGTGGTGGAAGGGGCACTGAATGCAGCCCGTGTGGCTGGGCAGCTTATTGACATGAGCCGACACTCAG GTGAGCACCCTCGGATGGGAGCCTTGGATGTCTGCCCCTTTGTGCCAGTGAGGAATGTCAGCATGGAGGAGTGTGTCACCTGTGCCCACATCTTCGGGCAACGcttggcagcagagctgagcgTGCCTG TTTACCTGTATGGAGCAGCAGCACGGCATGAGAACAGGAAAGCCCTGCCCTCCATCCGTGCCGGGGAGTATGAGGCACTCCCCGATAAG cttgCAAAACCAGAGTGGGCTCCTGATTTTGGGCCCCCAACTTTTGTCCCCCGGTGGGGGGCCACAGTGACGGGTGCCCGGACCTTCCTTATTGCATACAACATCAACCTGCTGTGCACCAAGGAGCTGGCTCACCGCATCGCCCTCAACATCCGCGAGCAGGGCCGCGGCCCTGACCAG CCCGGGCGCTTGAAGAAGGTGCAGGGCATTGGCTGGTATTTGGAGGAGGAGAACATGGCCCAGGTTTCAACAAACCTGCTGGACTTTGAGACTACACCGCTCCACACTGTCTATGAGGAGATCTGCCGAGACGCACAG GAACTGAATCTCCCTGTGGTGGGGTCTCAGCTGGTGGGGCTCATTCCCAAGAAGGCCATGCTGGACGCAGCTGAGTTTTAcatgaagaaggaaaagctcTTCATCCTGGAGGAGGAACAGAAGATCAGACTG GTGGTCAGTCGGCTGGGCCTGGACTCCCTGTCTCCATTTCACCCCCGGGAGCGCATCATCGA GTACTTGGTGGAAGCAGGACAGGTGGATGGGGGGCTGGTGGCGAGGCCACTGGGCGCCTTTGTGCGAGCAGTTGGAGCGAGGTCTGCAGCGCCTGGAGGAGGCTCtgtgtctgcagctgcaggagccctg GATTTACCCCGGCAGGGAGCAGCGCTGGGCAGCATGGTGGGGTTGATGAGCTATGGGAAGCGGCAGTTTGAGGACCTGGACCCCATCATGAGGAAGCTGATACCCCCTTTCCACCAGACCATGGGGGAGCTGGTGGCAATGGTGGATGCCGACTCCTGTGCCTTCAGCAGCTACATG gaaGCCATGAAGCTGCCCAAGAACACCCCCGAGGAGCGGGAGAG GCGCATGGCTGCCATGCAGCAGGGGCTGAAGACGGCCGTGGGGGTGCCCTATGGCCTGGCAGAGAAGGTGAACGGGCTCTGGCCTGCTCTGAAGGAGCTGGCACAACACTGTAACCTGGCCTGCAAATCTGACATCCAG GTGGGAGCCAAAATGCTGGAAACAGCGGTGTTCGGAGCTTACTTCAATGTCATGATCAACCTCAAGGACATCACGGACGAGAAGTTCAAGCGTGTG ATGTCACAGAAGGTCTCCGGGCTGCTGGAAGAGGCGAAGCAAGGCTCGGCGGTCGTGCTGGCGCTGCTGGACAAGAGAGAGGCCTGA